From the genome of Mugil cephalus isolate CIBA_MC_2020 chromosome 2, CIBA_Mcephalus_1.1, whole genome shotgun sequence, one region includes:
- the LOC125000933 gene encoding TBC1 domain family member 24-like isoform X2, which translates to MIHVSRTLEFSNCGNINSVSHASSDQDLGSVGRTRQRSHSYYNPDDIKNYGVQTQKEESGLRPRSKSFYSYETSEQNFENDVGNFSRSNPLRQRTSSLHKHQVINKERKEGEGGDCGVTAKQNKSKSKPKKHSSLRDSNGGKTNHKSVAMMTISESDNWEIISNSGMKYGQFVDWEKIDPEAANKYQQILESKRHQLKNMGREGFWALPHTLRAKAYYHIIHSINTRSVSPERDLYYELAKKLFGEQKISNHPVPEYMEAGEIPRYCLNKAGLNSVKKILLCLGKCFPDMNYCPILPALVSLILHFSEDEAECFYSVSRLISYNDPNKRYIDQTFLTYRASCMTFGDLANRCCKGIRKLIASSHQNLFEFYSDWIMWIFADLPFTYAIRVLDVYLLEGYKVLYRVALALLGLYKVSVSSRVADVEDFRTDMKSFVQTVARHCTAENLLERAFMIPMATRRELNLLFNANKDSLMQKGVSIHQKRQVVETVDFSNLNSSVVTATEMRVVWAWIPERFALFSPIKLFSAVEHGQSLASFYSHVEGHEPAVLIIKTMDEEVFGAFLSTDLIERRKHDSNGFTYFGTGECFVFTLRPSMERYQQAMTNIMTQRAAPQKTGDVSDSGSSPITALTCPAGTPQNPSYLTIPFTVPTEEPMSAKEPKRQKEQEASMFIAGNDSRLIIGGDGGHALCLHEDLDGGYTETCNTFKSAPLCKGHFKILSLEVWGIQNSISFSHCFPSQ; encoded by the exons ATGATACATGTCTCAAGGACACTGGAGTTCTCCAACTGTGGAAATATTAACTCAGTCTCGCATGCATCCTCTGATCAAGACCTGGGCTCTGTGGGTAGAACCAGGCAAAGGTCTCACTCCTACTACAACCCAGATGACATTAAGAACTATGGTGTGCAGACTCAGAAAGAAGAAAGCGGTCTAAGACCTCGCTCCAA GTCGTTTTACAGTTATGAGACATCAGAGCAGAACTTTGAGAATGACGTGGGAAACTTCTCAAGGTCCAATCCATTGAGGCAGAGGACAAGCTCTCTACACAAGCATCAAGTAATCAataaggagagaaaagaaggggaAGGAGGTGACTGTGGTGTTACTGCTAAACAAAACAAGTCCAAGTCAAAACCAAAGAAACATTCATCCTTGAGAGACTCTAATG GCGGTAAAACAAATCACAAGTCAGTGGCCATGATGACCATCTCTGAATCTGATAACTGGGAGATTATTTCCAACTCTGGGATGAAGTATGGACAGTTTGTGGACTGGGAGAAGATTGATCCTGAAGCCGCAAATAAATACCAGCAGATCCTGGAGAGCAAGCGCCACCAACTGAAGAATATGGGCCGAGAAGGATTCTGGGCCCTGCCGCACACACTGAGGGCCAAAGCTTACTATCACATCATCCACAGCATCAATACCAG GTCAGTCTCCCCAGAAAGAGACCTCTACTATGAACTGGCTAAGAAGTTATTCGGAGAACAGAAAATCAGCAACCACCCAGTCCCAGAGTACATGGAGGCCGGAGAAATACCCAG ATACTGCCTCAACAAAGCAGGTCTAAATTCTGTCAAAAAGATTCTTCTTTGCCTTGGAAAATGCTTCCCTGACATGAACTACTGCCCCATCCTTCCTGCCTTGGTTTCGCTCATCCTCCACTTCAGCGAGGACGAGGCCGAGTGTTTCTACAGTGTGTCCCGACTCATCAGTTACAATGACCCCAACAAGCGTTACATTGACCAGACGTTCCTCACGTACCGTGCTTCCTGCATGACCTTTGGAGACCTTGCCAACAGGTGCTGCAAAGGCATCCGCAAGCTGATTGCCAGCTCTCACCAGAACCTTTTTGAGTTTTACTCTGACTGGATCATGTGGATATTTGCCGACCTTCCTTTCACATACGCCATCAGAGTTCTGGATGTCTACCTATTGGAAGGCTACAAGGTCCTCTACAG GGTGGCACTGGCTCTCCTCGGTCTCTACAAAGTGTCCGTGTCATCCAGAGTGGCTGATGTGGAGGACTTCAGAACAGATATGAAAAGTTTTGTGCAAACTGTAGCTCGCCACTGCACTGCTGAGAATCTCCTGGAAAGAGCCTTTATGATTCCAATGGCCACACGGAGAGAGCTCAACCTCTTGTTCAATGCCAACAAGGACTCTCTCATGCAAAAAGGTGTCAGCATACACCAGAAGAG GCAGGTGGTGGAGACAGTGGACTTCAGCAACCTCAACTCCAGTGTGGTAACAGCCACTGAGATGAGAGTCGTCTGGGCCTGGATACCAGAGCGCTTTGCCCTTTTCAGTCCAATTAAGTTGTTCAGTGCAGTGGAACATGGACAAAGCCTTGCCTC ATTCTATTCACACGTGGAGGGACATGAACCAGCCGTCTTGATTATTAAAACAATGGATGAAGAG gTGTTTGGTGCCTTCCTGTCAACAGACCTGATAGAAAGAAGAAAGCATGACTCTAATGGATTTACATATTTTGGAACTGgcgagtgttttgtttttacg CTCCGTCCTAGCATGGAGCGCTACCAGCAGGCTATGACAAACATCATGACCCAAAGAGCTGCTCCACAGAAGACTGGAGATGTGTCAGATAGTGGCAGTTCCCCCATTACAGCTCTGACCTGTCCTGCTGGAACGCCCCAGAATCCTAGCTACCTGACAATCCCCTTCACTGTACCAACGGAAGAACCCATGTCTGCCAAAGAGCCCAAGAGACAAAAGGAACAAGAGGCATCCATGTTCATAGCAGGCAATGACAGCCGGCTCATTATTG GTGGTGATGGGGGCCATGCTCTCTGCCTGCATGAGGACCTGGATGGAGGATACACAGAGACATGTAATACATTCAAGAGCGCCCCACTCTGTAAGGGACATTTCAAGATCCTGTCCTTGGAAGTGTGGGGCATTCAAaactccatttctttttctcactgtTTTCCCTCTCAGTGA
- the cfap52 gene encoding cilia- and flagella-associated protein 52 isoform X1 produces MAVESQAVPQLELEAVIGFNGHVFSGLRVHPDREHLIYPLGSTVIVKRIKDGKPAFLDGHTNNVSCISVSKSGQYVASGQVNFMGFKAPIIIWDYAQQTIYTQLLLHKAKVEALAFSPNDKYLVSLGGQDDDSIVVWNIETKEAICGSAASAQSSGLCLTVQYSNMNDNIFVSAGSGTLRVWELDLHNRKIRPTECKTGKLKRTVKCVEIAEDDQFIFCGTTSGDIMKINLKTGLLRDCGPVKAKYSLGVSVLRLLKSGHLLVGSGSGTFTLCSSTNFKTVKEVQLEKGVTSIAVRGEGQQFFVGTEAAQMYRFSYENFKAELISTSHNNPVKDVAIPFGTSELFATCSEEDIRLWHIDKPKELLRITVPNMTCNALDFMFDGHSIISAWNDGKIRVFAPESGRLMLVIHNAHRLGVTAIAGTRDCKRIVSGGGEGQVRIWELQPHGHRLLETMKEHKATVTCVKIKSDDTQCITASSDGACIIWDIVRFASLQRMIANTVFRTVCYHPEEYQVITSGTDRKVAYWDMYDGSTIRELDGSQSGAINGMHISQDGHHFVTGGDDKLVKVWDYMEGVVTHVGIAHGASISSIKVCSNNRTLVSTSADGAILRWKFPHPSAS; encoded by the exons ATGGCTGTTGAATCGCAGGCGGTACCTCAGCTTGAACTGGAGGCTGTTATCGGGTTCAACG GGCATGTGTTTTCGGGCCTGAGGGTCCATCCAGACAGAGAGCACCTGATCTATCCCCTGGGGTCCACTGTCATTGTGAAGAGGATCAAAGATGGCAAGCCAGCGTTCCTGgacggacacacaaacaatgtATCCTGTATTTCAGTGTCCAAAAGTGGACAATACGTTGCCTCTGGACAGGTCAACTTCATGGGCTTTAAG GCTCCAATAATTATCTGGGACTACGCACAACAAACTATCTACacccagctgcttctccataaGGCTAAGGTTGAGGCTTTAGCCTTCTCTCCCAATGATAAGTACTTGGTGTCCCTGGGAGGTCAAGATGATGACAG tatAGTTGTGTGGAATATAGAGACCAAGGAGGCCATCTGTGGGAGTGCAGCTTCAGCACAAAGTTCTGGTCTCTGCCTCACCGTGCAATACTCAAACATGAACGACAACATCTTTGTTTCTGCTGGGAG TGGAACATTGCGAGTCTGGGAACTGGACCTACACAACAGAAAGATCAGGCCTACAGAGTGTAAGACAGGCAAGCTGAAGAGGACTGTGAAATGTGTGGAG ATAGCAGAGGATGAtcaattcattttctgtggcaCCACCAGTGGAGACATAATGAAAATCAACCTGAAGACGGGGCTTCTGAGGGACTGTGGTCCAGTTAAAGCGAAATACAGTCTG GGTGTCAGTGTCCTGAGGTTATTGAAGTCTGGACATTTGCTTGTAGGCTCTGGATCTGGCACCTTCACTCTGTGTTCCAGCACTAACTTCAAAACTGTTAA AGAAGTCCAGCTGGAGAAGGGCGTGACCTCCATCGCTGTAAGAGGAGAGGGACAACAGTTCTTTGTTGGCACAGAGGCTGCTCAGATGTACCGCTTCAGTTATGAGAACTTCAAAGCTGAACTCATATCTACCAGCCACAATAATCCTGTCAAAGATGTAGCCATCCCTTT TGGAACATCTGAATTATTTGCAACCTGCTCTGAGGAGGATATCAGACTGTGGCACATAGACAAGCCCAAAGAGCTGCTGCGCATCACTGTGCCCAACATGACCTGCAATGCCCTGGACTTCATGTTTGACGGACATAGCATCATCAGTG CGTGGAACGATGGTAAGATTCGTGTTTTTGCTCCAGAAAGTGGCCGGCTCATGCTCGTCATTCACAATGCGCACAGATTGGGCGTGACCGCCATCGCAGGCACCAGGGACTGCAAGAGGATTGTCagtggagggggagaaggacAG GTGCGTATTTGGGAGCTGCAGCCTCACGGCCATCGTTTGCTGGAGACCATGAAAGAGCACAAAGCCACTGTcacttgtgtgaaaatcaaGAGTGACGACACACAATGCATCACGGCTAGCTCTGACGGTGCCTGCATCATCTGGGACATAGT GCGATTTGCAAGCCTTCAAAGGATGATTGCCAACACGGTCTTCCGGACAGTGTGCTACCATCCAGAGGAATATCAAGTCATTACCAGTGGCACTGACAGAAAG GTTGCCTACTGGGACATGTACGACGGCTCTACTATCAGAGAACTTGATGGCTCACAGTCCGGGGCCATCAACGGCATGCACATCTCACAGGATGGCCACCACTTTGTGACAG GTGGAGATGACAAGCTGGTGAAGGTGTGGGACTACATGGAAGGTGTAGTAACCCATGTAGGAATCGCTCATGGTGCCAGCATCTCAAGCATCAAGGTATGCTCCAACAACCGGACTCTAGTCAGCACCAGTGCAGACGGAGCTATTCTTCGCTGGAAGTTTCCTCACCCTTCTGCCTCTTAA
- the LOC124999790 gene encoding zinc finger protein 239-like: MGPDTGPVPKTESSDESSGVVVVKVISESDTSDDLSAAENSKQPESHISDKCHACTVCGKVFDRPSKLERHKPVHERKPKTLHQCQHCDKSFTQQEKLIRHENGHSRTNKHPCPDCGKVFNRPSKLERHKRTHSKKPKVPHQCPYCMKTFSKLNKLVRHKRMHTGEKPFTCSVCGKGFSESGHCKAHEKTHQEQPEKPHSCADCGMCFFKASELRRHFRSHTGEKPFSCSICESSFSRSEGLKRHMRRHTGERPYKCIVCGKGFYSRQDLNIHRLIHSGEKPHLCPVCGKGFSQLGNMKEHEQNVHIKSETYICNECGATFTRYKSLTKHQRTHTGERPYLCLTCGRRFSWSHSLSRHRRTHAHRQMSMDTLSLEGPPEHPSI; encoded by the exons ATGGGCCCAGACACTGGACCTGTCCCTAAAACAGAATCTTCAGATGAAA GTTCAGGAGTAGTTGTGGTGAAGGTTATCTCAGAATCAGATACCAGTGATGACCTAAGTGCTGCTGAAAATTCCAAACAACCAGAGAGCCACATATCTGACAAGTGTCATGCTTGCACTGTCTGTGGCAAGGTTTTTGACAGACCATCAAAGCTAGAGAGGCATAAACCTGTGCACGAGAGGAAACCAAAGACTCTTCATCAGTGTCAGCATTGTGATAAGAGCTTTACACAACAAGAGAAGCTGATCAGGCACGAGAATGGCCACAGTAGGACTAACAAGCACCCCTGTCCTGACTGTGGAAAAGTGTTCAATAGGCCTTCCAAATTAGAGAGGCATAAACGTACACACTCAAAGAAACCAAAGGTGCCGCATCAGTGTCCATACTGCATGAAGACATTCAGTAAACTTAACAAACTTGTCCGCCACAAGCGAATGCACACCGGGGAGAAGCCTTTCACCTGCTCTGTCTGTGGTAAAGGATTCTCAGAGTCAGGCCACTGCAAAGCACATGAAAAGACGCACCAGGAGCAGCCAGAAAAGCCTCACTCCTGCGCGGACTGTGGGATGTGTTTCTTCAAGGCCTCAGAGCTCCGTCGCCATTTTCGCTCCCATACTGGAGAGAAACCATTTAGTTGCAGCATATGTGAAAGCAGTTTCTCCCGCTCAGAGGGCCTTAAACGGCACATGAGGAGGCACACTGGCGAAAGACCATACAAATGTATTGTCTGTGGAAAAGGATTTTATTCTCGTCAGGATTTGAATATTCATAGATTGATCCACTCAGGAGAGAAGCCGCATCTTTGCCCCGTGTGTGGTAAAGGCTTTTCACAGTTGGGCAACATGAAAGAACATGAACAAAACGTTCATATTAAATCAGAGACATATATTTGCAATGAATGTGGGGCAACATTCACACGCTACAAGTCACTAACCAAGCATCAGCGAACTCACACAGGAGAAAGACCCTATCTGTGTCTCACTTGTGGTCGCAGGTTTTCATGGAGCCATTCTCTTAGTAGACACCGgaggacacacgcacacagacagatgtCTATGGATACATTAAGTTTGGAAGGGCCTCCTGAGCATCCCAGCATTTGA
- the cfap52 gene encoding cilia- and flagella-associated protein 52 isoform X2: MLLCITSGHVFSGLRVHPDREHLIYPLGSTVIVKRIKDGKPAFLDGHTNNVSCISVSKSGQYVASGQVNFMGFKAPIIIWDYAQQTIYTQLLLHKAKVEALAFSPNDKYLVSLGGQDDDSIVVWNIETKEAICGSAASAQSSGLCLTVQYSNMNDNIFVSAGSGTLRVWELDLHNRKIRPTECKTGKLKRTVKCVEIAEDDQFIFCGTTSGDIMKINLKTGLLRDCGPVKAKYSLGVSVLRLLKSGHLLVGSGSGTFTLCSSTNFKTVKEVQLEKGVTSIAVRGEGQQFFVGTEAAQMYRFSYENFKAELISTSHNNPVKDVAIPFGTSELFATCSEEDIRLWHIDKPKELLRITVPNMTCNALDFMFDGHSIISAWNDGKIRVFAPESGRLMLVIHNAHRLGVTAIAGTRDCKRIVSGGGEGQVRIWELQPHGHRLLETMKEHKATVTCVKIKSDDTQCITASSDGACIIWDIVRFASLQRMIANTVFRTVCYHPEEYQVITSGTDRKVAYWDMYDGSTIRELDGSQSGAINGMHISQDGHHFVTGGDDKLVKVWDYMEGVVTHVGIAHGASISSIKVCSNNRTLVSTSADGAILRWKFPHPSAS; encoded by the exons ATGCTACTTTGTATTACATCAGGGCATGTGTTTTCGGGCCTGAGGGTCCATCCAGACAGAGAGCACCTGATCTATCCCCTGGGGTCCACTGTCATTGTGAAGAGGATCAAAGATGGCAAGCCAGCGTTCCTGgacggacacacaaacaatgtATCCTGTATTTCAGTGTCCAAAAGTGGACAATACGTTGCCTCTGGACAGGTCAACTTCATGGGCTTTAAG GCTCCAATAATTATCTGGGACTACGCACAACAAACTATCTACacccagctgcttctccataaGGCTAAGGTTGAGGCTTTAGCCTTCTCTCCCAATGATAAGTACTTGGTGTCCCTGGGAGGTCAAGATGATGACAG tatAGTTGTGTGGAATATAGAGACCAAGGAGGCCATCTGTGGGAGTGCAGCTTCAGCACAAAGTTCTGGTCTCTGCCTCACCGTGCAATACTCAAACATGAACGACAACATCTTTGTTTCTGCTGGGAG TGGAACATTGCGAGTCTGGGAACTGGACCTACACAACAGAAAGATCAGGCCTACAGAGTGTAAGACAGGCAAGCTGAAGAGGACTGTGAAATGTGTGGAG ATAGCAGAGGATGAtcaattcattttctgtggcaCCACCAGTGGAGACATAATGAAAATCAACCTGAAGACGGGGCTTCTGAGGGACTGTGGTCCAGTTAAAGCGAAATACAGTCTG GGTGTCAGTGTCCTGAGGTTATTGAAGTCTGGACATTTGCTTGTAGGCTCTGGATCTGGCACCTTCACTCTGTGTTCCAGCACTAACTTCAAAACTGTTAA AGAAGTCCAGCTGGAGAAGGGCGTGACCTCCATCGCTGTAAGAGGAGAGGGACAACAGTTCTTTGTTGGCACAGAGGCTGCTCAGATGTACCGCTTCAGTTATGAGAACTTCAAAGCTGAACTCATATCTACCAGCCACAATAATCCTGTCAAAGATGTAGCCATCCCTTT TGGAACATCTGAATTATTTGCAACCTGCTCTGAGGAGGATATCAGACTGTGGCACATAGACAAGCCCAAAGAGCTGCTGCGCATCACTGTGCCCAACATGACCTGCAATGCCCTGGACTTCATGTTTGACGGACATAGCATCATCAGTG CGTGGAACGATGGTAAGATTCGTGTTTTTGCTCCAGAAAGTGGCCGGCTCATGCTCGTCATTCACAATGCGCACAGATTGGGCGTGACCGCCATCGCAGGCACCAGGGACTGCAAGAGGATTGTCagtggagggggagaaggacAG GTGCGTATTTGGGAGCTGCAGCCTCACGGCCATCGTTTGCTGGAGACCATGAAAGAGCACAAAGCCACTGTcacttgtgtgaaaatcaaGAGTGACGACACACAATGCATCACGGCTAGCTCTGACGGTGCCTGCATCATCTGGGACATAGT GCGATTTGCAAGCCTTCAAAGGATGATTGCCAACACGGTCTTCCGGACAGTGTGCTACCATCCAGAGGAATATCAAGTCATTACCAGTGGCACTGACAGAAAG GTTGCCTACTGGGACATGTACGACGGCTCTACTATCAGAGAACTTGATGGCTCACAGTCCGGGGCCATCAACGGCATGCACATCTCACAGGATGGCCACCACTTTGTGACAG GTGGAGATGACAAGCTGGTGAAGGTGTGGGACTACATGGAAGGTGTAGTAACCCATGTAGGAATCGCTCATGGTGCCAGCATCTCAAGCATCAAGGTATGCTCCAACAACCGGACTCTAGTCAGCACCAGTGCAGACGGAGCTATTCTTCGCTGGAAGTTTCCTCACCCTTCTGCCTCTTAA
- the LOC125000933 gene encoding TBC1 domain family member 24-like isoform X1, translating to MIHVSRTLEFSNCGNINSVSHASSDQDLGSVGRTRQRSHSYYNPDDIKNYGVQTQKEESGLRPRSKSFYSYETSEQNFENDVGNFSRSNPLRQRTSSLHKHQVINKERKEGEGGDCGVTAKQNKSKSKPKKHSSLRDSNGGKTNHKSVAMMTISESDNWEIISNSGMKYGQFVDWEKIDPEAANKYQQILESKRHQLKNMGREGFWALPHTLRAKAYYHIIHSINTSRSVSPERDLYYELAKKLFGEQKISNHPVPEYMEAGEIPRYCLNKAGLNSVKKILLCLGKCFPDMNYCPILPALVSLILHFSEDEAECFYSVSRLISYNDPNKRYIDQTFLTYRASCMTFGDLANRCCKGIRKLIASSHQNLFEFYSDWIMWIFADLPFTYAIRVLDVYLLEGYKVLYRVALALLGLYKVSVSSRVADVEDFRTDMKSFVQTVARHCTAENLLERAFMIPMATRRELNLLFNANKDSLMQKGVSIHQKRQVVETVDFSNLNSSVVTATEMRVVWAWIPERFALFSPIKLFSAVEHGQSLASFYSHVEGHEPAVLIIKTMDEEVFGAFLSTDLIERRKHDSNGFTYFGTGECFVFTLRPSMERYQQAMTNIMTQRAAPQKTGDVSDSGSSPITALTCPAGTPQNPSYLTIPFTVPTEEPMSAKEPKRQKEQEASMFIAGNDSRLIIGGDGGHALCLHEDLDGGYTETCNTFKSAPLCKGHFKILSLEVWGIQNSISFSHCFPSQ from the exons ATGATACATGTCTCAAGGACACTGGAGTTCTCCAACTGTGGAAATATTAACTCAGTCTCGCATGCATCCTCTGATCAAGACCTGGGCTCTGTGGGTAGAACCAGGCAAAGGTCTCACTCCTACTACAACCCAGATGACATTAAGAACTATGGTGTGCAGACTCAGAAAGAAGAAAGCGGTCTAAGACCTCGCTCCAA GTCGTTTTACAGTTATGAGACATCAGAGCAGAACTTTGAGAATGACGTGGGAAACTTCTCAAGGTCCAATCCATTGAGGCAGAGGACAAGCTCTCTACACAAGCATCAAGTAATCAataaggagagaaaagaaggggaAGGAGGTGACTGTGGTGTTACTGCTAAACAAAACAAGTCCAAGTCAAAACCAAAGAAACATTCATCCTTGAGAGACTCTAATG GCGGTAAAACAAATCACAAGTCAGTGGCCATGATGACCATCTCTGAATCTGATAACTGGGAGATTATTTCCAACTCTGGGATGAAGTATGGACAGTTTGTGGACTGGGAGAAGATTGATCCTGAAGCCGCAAATAAATACCAGCAGATCCTGGAGAGCAAGCGCCACCAACTGAAGAATATGGGCCGAGAAGGATTCTGGGCCCTGCCGCACACACTGAGGGCCAAAGCTTACTATCACATCATCCACAGCATCAATACCAG CAGGTCAGTCTCCCCAGAAAGAGACCTCTACTATGAACTGGCTAAGAAGTTATTCGGAGAACAGAAAATCAGCAACCACCCAGTCCCAGAGTACATGGAGGCCGGAGAAATACCCAG ATACTGCCTCAACAAAGCAGGTCTAAATTCTGTCAAAAAGATTCTTCTTTGCCTTGGAAAATGCTTCCCTGACATGAACTACTGCCCCATCCTTCCTGCCTTGGTTTCGCTCATCCTCCACTTCAGCGAGGACGAGGCCGAGTGTTTCTACAGTGTGTCCCGACTCATCAGTTACAATGACCCCAACAAGCGTTACATTGACCAGACGTTCCTCACGTACCGTGCTTCCTGCATGACCTTTGGAGACCTTGCCAACAGGTGCTGCAAAGGCATCCGCAAGCTGATTGCCAGCTCTCACCAGAACCTTTTTGAGTTTTACTCTGACTGGATCATGTGGATATTTGCCGACCTTCCTTTCACATACGCCATCAGAGTTCTGGATGTCTACCTATTGGAAGGCTACAAGGTCCTCTACAG GGTGGCACTGGCTCTCCTCGGTCTCTACAAAGTGTCCGTGTCATCCAGAGTGGCTGATGTGGAGGACTTCAGAACAGATATGAAAAGTTTTGTGCAAACTGTAGCTCGCCACTGCACTGCTGAGAATCTCCTGGAAAGAGCCTTTATGATTCCAATGGCCACACGGAGAGAGCTCAACCTCTTGTTCAATGCCAACAAGGACTCTCTCATGCAAAAAGGTGTCAGCATACACCAGAAGAG GCAGGTGGTGGAGACAGTGGACTTCAGCAACCTCAACTCCAGTGTGGTAACAGCCACTGAGATGAGAGTCGTCTGGGCCTGGATACCAGAGCGCTTTGCCCTTTTCAGTCCAATTAAGTTGTTCAGTGCAGTGGAACATGGACAAAGCCTTGCCTC ATTCTATTCACACGTGGAGGGACATGAACCAGCCGTCTTGATTATTAAAACAATGGATGAAGAG gTGTTTGGTGCCTTCCTGTCAACAGACCTGATAGAAAGAAGAAAGCATGACTCTAATGGATTTACATATTTTGGAACTGgcgagtgttttgtttttacg CTCCGTCCTAGCATGGAGCGCTACCAGCAGGCTATGACAAACATCATGACCCAAAGAGCTGCTCCACAGAAGACTGGAGATGTGTCAGATAGTGGCAGTTCCCCCATTACAGCTCTGACCTGTCCTGCTGGAACGCCCCAGAATCCTAGCTACCTGACAATCCCCTTCACTGTACCAACGGAAGAACCCATGTCTGCCAAAGAGCCCAAGAGACAAAAGGAACAAGAGGCATCCATGTTCATAGCAGGCAATGACAGCCGGCTCATTATTG GTGGTGATGGGGGCCATGCTCTCTGCCTGCATGAGGACCTGGATGGAGGATACACAGAGACATGTAATACATTCAAGAGCGCCCCACTCTGTAAGGGACATTTCAAGATCCTGTCCTTGGAAGTGTGGGGCATTCAAaactccatttctttttctcactgtTTTCCCTCTCAGTGA